Proteins from a single region of Haloterrigena alkaliphila:
- the cysE gene encoding serine O-acetyltransferase codes for MVRRLREDVRAMAARDPAATGRLEVLLCYPGLHAVWAHLLLHRLWNAGFELTARLLSNVVRLLTGVEIHPGATIGRRVTIDHGMGVVIGETAEIGDDVHMYHGVTLGGDTNEPVKRHPTVETGVHIGANATLLGDITVGKDAAVGAGSVVTSDVDPGATVVGVPAERVD; via the coding sequence ATGGTCCGACGGCTGCGTGAGGACGTTCGGGCGATGGCCGCCCGCGATCCCGCGGCGACCGGGCGCCTCGAGGTCCTGCTGTGCTACCCGGGACTCCACGCCGTCTGGGCCCACCTCTTGCTCCACCGGCTCTGGAACGCCGGCTTCGAACTGACCGCGCGGCTGCTGTCGAACGTCGTCCGCCTGCTGACGGGCGTCGAGATCCACCCCGGCGCGACGATCGGTCGCCGGGTGACGATCGACCACGGGATGGGCGTGGTGATCGGCGAGACCGCCGAGATCGGCGACGACGTCCACATGTACCACGGCGTCACGCTCGGCGGCGACACGAACGAGCCGGTCAAGCGCCACCCGACGGTCGAGACGGGCGTTCACATCGGCGCGAACGCGACGCTGCTGGGCGATATCACGGTCGGGAAGGACGCGGCCGTCGGCGCGGGTTCGGTCGTCACGAGCGACGTCGACCCGGGCGCGACGGTCGTCGGGGTGCCGGCAGAACGGGTCGACTGA
- a CDS encoding metallophosphoesterase family protein, which produces MKVGLISDVHSNRVALETVLAEMPPVDELLCAGDAVGYNPWPAACVDELRERDVPTVMGNHDAAVAGDAPFRFNGMARAGVEHAKRRLDDDQLAWLEALPAERFECDGRVKLVHGHPDDPDRYTRYTHPDEFSPRLLGDEDVLVLGHTHVQGVRKFAEGIVVNPGSVGQPRDGDPRAGYAVVDLDALTVETHRVEYDIEAVQAAVEEAGLPDRIGRRLARGK; this is translated from the coding sequence ATGAAGGTCGGACTCATTTCGGACGTCCACAGCAACCGGGTCGCCCTCGAGACGGTCCTCGCGGAGATGCCGCCGGTCGACGAACTGCTGTGTGCCGGCGACGCGGTCGGCTACAACCCCTGGCCCGCGGCGTGCGTCGACGAACTCCGGGAGCGGGACGTCCCGACGGTGATGGGGAACCACGACGCCGCGGTCGCGGGCGACGCGCCGTTTCGCTTCAACGGGATGGCCCGGGCGGGCGTCGAACACGCGAAGCGACGCCTCGACGACGACCAACTGGCGTGGCTCGAGGCCCTGCCCGCAGAACGATTCGAGTGCGACGGGCGGGTGAAACTCGTCCACGGCCACCCGGACGATCCGGACCGGTACACGCGCTACACCCACCCGGACGAGTTCTCGCCGCGGCTGCTCGGCGACGAGGACGTGCTGGTGCTGGGCCATACCCACGTCCAGGGCGTCAGAAAGTTCGCGGAGGGGATCGTCGTCAACCCGGGCAGCGTCGGCCAGCCCCGCGACGGCGACCCGCGGGCGGGCTACGCGGTCGTCGACCTCGACGCGCTGACGGTCGAGACCCACCGCGTCGAGTACGATATCGAGGCCGTGCAGGCGGCCGTCGAGGAGGCCGGCCTCCCCGACCGGATCGGTCGCCGACTCGCACGCGGGAAGTGA